A stretch of Sphingorhabdus sp. YGSMI21 DNA encodes these proteins:
- a CDS encoding DUF1971 domain-containing protein — protein MAGPAEPAVPYAASPIYDEQSLPDKLRNEHSTKDGTWGLLRVLEGEVELVFIDPPSRRLVTVDNPAPIPPQDLHFVRLTGPMKMQVEFYREHPLPQQGGAA, from the coding sequence ATGGCCGGCCCCGCCGAGCCGGCGGTCCCCTATGCCGCATCGCCGATATACGACGAACAGAGCCTGCCCGACAAGCTGCGCAACGAGCATAGCACCAAAGACGGCACCTGGGGGCTGCTGCGGGTGCTGGAGGGCGAGGTCGAGCTGGTCTTCATCGACCCGCCATCACGGCGTCTGGTCACCGTCGACAATCCCGCGCCGATCCCGCCGCAGGATCTGCATTTTGTCAGGCTGACCGGTCCGATGAAGATGCAGGTCGAATTTTACCGCGAACATCCCCTGCCGCAGCAGGGCGGGGCCGCCTGA
- a CDS encoding efflux RND transporter permease subunit: protein MTDSANRDPSLPEQPSTEILQQSGVVAFMARNGVAANLLMIFLIVAGIMSYRTIVQEVFAENSLDTIQVSVAYPGATPDEVEESIVQKIEEAVEAVENVKQIKSTAAENTGSVSIELELGTDIDRALDDVKAEIDQIQSFPAEAEEPSVRELTTRQSVVRIAIFGDVSESALKETAYRLEDSLAALPEISFVDTSSIRDYEVSIEVPQDTLQAFGLSLNDISRTVAASSLDSPAGSIDTDSEEVRVRTIGQNYNQQNFEDIVLVSNENGALIRLGQIANIRDEFEDADLVSLYNGKPVAFVEVFRSSDERVLDVSRATREYLEGPFAHSLPEGISYAIWSDDSELLNDRLTLLLKNAAIGLFLVLIALTLFLDIRLAAWTALGIGVTFVGAIFLLDLAGSSINMFSLFGFILALGLVVDDAIVVGESVYARREAGRTGMGAAVSGARRVTMPVIFAVLTTVAAFSPLFAIGGVMGKILADIPLVVVAVLFLSLVESLLILPNHLSHLPAPGTPTRNPVTRFFERVQTKVDVEYQKFVNGPLDRAVRYAVRMPFVILAGSLALLILIGSLIPAGIIKNSFFPAIEADVVTASLEMPTGTTIAETEKMARFIEQKGRETFAEFEKREDEDAESPLRGIFTLIGQEPRSSGPDFTNGGFSSNIASVQFSFTPGDERALASRDFENAWREKVGPVVEARSLVFASDLISIGAPVDVQLSDPDPAVVESASLKLMERLNRFSGVFDIESDQDQGLKEIQLRLKPEARSLGVTLQDVALQVRAAFFGSEALRVQRGSEDMRVYIRLPEEERNSIIDVERFRVRVPGGEVPLATLAEVSFGQAPAVIRRTDGRRITTVTADIDTNIVTSQEIAKQLTDEIMPELQADYPQLLYSFGGEQQEQEDSFGDLGIAFGAALLMIYALLAIPFRSYMQPLIIMAVIPFGIIGALIGHLILGLPLGVLSMFGMIALSGVIVNGSLILIDFTNENLREGMAIEDAIISATKSRFRPIMLTSLTTFLGVAPITFETSLQAQFLIPMSASLGFGVLFGAIILQLLIPAMTMMEYSAKQRIKRYWSDLFSPSVPA from the coding sequence ATGACAGATTCAGCCAATCGAGATCCGTCCCTGCCGGAACAGCCGAGCACGGAGATATTGCAGCAGAGCGGCGTTGTCGCCTTCATGGCGCGCAACGGTGTCGCCGCCAATCTGCTGATGATATTCCTGATCGTCGCCGGTATCATGTCCTACCGGACGATTGTCCAGGAGGTGTTCGCGGAGAACAGTCTCGACACGATCCAGGTCAGCGTCGCCTATCCCGGCGCCACGCCGGACGAGGTAGAGGAGTCGATCGTCCAGAAGATCGAGGAAGCCGTCGAGGCGGTGGAGAATGTCAAACAGATCAAGTCGACTGCTGCCGAGAATACCGGATCGGTGTCGATCGAACTGGAACTGGGTACCGATATCGACCGGGCACTGGATGATGTCAAAGCCGAGATAGACCAGATCCAGTCCTTCCCCGCCGAAGCGGAAGAACCCAGCGTACGTGAACTGACCACGCGGCAAAGCGTCGTGCGCATCGCCATTTTCGGCGATGTTTCGGAAAGCGCGCTGAAGGAGACCGCCTATCGGCTGGAGGACTCGCTCGCTGCGCTGCCGGAAATCTCCTTCGTCGACACCAGCTCGATCCGCGATTACGAAGTGTCGATCGAGGTGCCGCAGGATACGCTGCAGGCTTTCGGGCTTTCGCTGAACGACATATCGCGCACCGTCGCCGCCAGCAGTCTCGACAGTCCCGCCGGCTCGATCGATACCGACAGCGAAGAAGTGCGCGTCCGGACCATCGGCCAGAATTACAACCAGCAGAATTTCGAAGACATCGTGCTGGTGAGCAACGAAAATGGCGCGCTGATCCGGCTTGGACAGATCGCGAATATCCGCGACGAGTTCGAGGATGCCGATCTCGTATCCCTGTACAACGGCAAGCCGGTGGCCTTTGTCGAGGTTTTCCGCAGCAGCGACGAGCGTGTGCTTGATGTGTCCCGCGCCACCAGGGAATATCTCGAAGGGCCGTTCGCCCACTCGCTGCCGGAGGGCATTTCCTATGCGATCTGGAGCGATGACAGCGAATTGCTGAACGACCGGCTGACGCTATTGCTGAAAAACGCGGCGATCGGTCTGTTTCTGGTGCTGATCGCACTTACCCTGTTTCTCGACATACGGCTCGCGGCCTGGACCGCGCTGGGCATCGGGGTTACATTTGTCGGCGCGATTTTCCTGCTCGATCTGGCGGGATCGAGCATCAACATGTTCTCCCTGTTCGGCTTCATACTGGCCCTCGGGCTGGTGGTCGATGACGCGATTGTCGTCGGCGAGAGCGTCTATGCCCGGCGCGAGGCCGGCCGCACCGGAATGGGCGCAGCGGTCAGCGGCGCCCGGCGGGTCACCATGCCGGTCATCTTTGCCGTTCTGACAACCGTTGCCGCCTTTTCCCCCCTGTTTGCGATCGGCGGCGTCATGGGCAAGATTCTGGCCGACATCCCGCTCGTCGTCGTGGCGGTCCTCTTCCTGTCGCTGGTTGAAAGCCTGTTGATTCTTCCCAATCATCTCAGCCACTTGCCGGCCCCCGGCACGCCGACACGCAATCCCGTCACCCGCTTTTTCGAACGGGTGCAGACCAAGGTCGATGTCGAATATCAGAAGTTCGTCAACGGACCGCTCGATCGGGCGGTCCGCTATGCCGTGCGCATGCCGTTCGTGATCCTCGCCGGCAGTCTGGCCCTGCTCATCCTGATCGGCTCGCTGATCCCGGCGGGCATTATCAAGAATTCCTTCTTTCCCGCTATCGAAGCCGATGTCGTCACCGCCAGTCTGGAAATGCCGACCGGAACAACAATTGCGGAGACCGAAAAAATGGCCCGCTTCATCGAGCAGAAGGGCCGCGAGACATTTGCGGAATTTGAAAAGCGGGAAGACGAGGACGCTGAGTCGCCCCTGCGCGGCATATTCACCCTGATCGGGCAGGAGCCCCGGAGCAGCGGCCCGGACTTCACAAATGGCGGCTTCTCCTCGAATATTGCCAGCGTCCAGTTCAGCTTCACCCCGGGGGACGAGCGCGCGCTGGCTTCCCGGGACTTTGAAAATGCATGGCGCGAAAAGGTCGGACCGGTCGTCGAAGCGCGCTCGCTGGTCTTCGCATCGGACCTGATATCGATCGGCGCGCCGGTCGATGTACAGCTTTCCGATCCCGATCCGGCGGTGGTGGAATCCGCCTCGCTGAAACTGATGGAGAGGCTGAACCGCTTTTCCGGCGTGTTCGATATCGAGAGCGATCAGGATCAGGGCCTCAAGGAAATCCAGTTGCGGCTGAAGCCCGAGGCGCGGTCGCTGGGCGTGACCCTTCAGGATGTCGCGCTGCAGGTGCGTGCCGCCTTCTTCGGTAGCGAGGCGCTGCGCGTACAGCGCGGGTCGGAAGACATGCGCGTCTATATCCGCTTGCCGGAAGAGGAACGCAATTCGATCATCGACGTCGAGCGCTTCCGCGTCCGCGTTCCGGGCGGTGAAGTCCCGCTCGCCACCTTGGCCGAGGTCTCCTTCGGCCAGGCCCCTGCGGTCATCCGCCGGACCGACGGCAGACGGATCACGACGGTAACCGCCGATATCGACACCAATATCGTCACCAGCCAGGAAATCGCCAAGCAACTGACCGACGAGATCATGCCCGAACTGCAGGCGGACTATCCGCAATTGCTGTACAGTTTCGGCGGCGAACAGCAGGAGCAGGAAGATTCCTTCGGTGATCTGGGTATCGCCTTTGGCGCGGCCTTGCTGATGATCTACGCGCTGCTGGCGATACCATTTCGCTCCTATATGCAGCCGCTGATCATCATGGCCGTGATCCCCTTTGGCATCATCGGCGCGCTGATCGGCCACCTGATTCTGGGACTGCCGCTCGGCGTACTCAGCATGTTCGGCATGATCGCCCTGTCCGGCGTGATCGTGAACGGGTCGCTGATCCTGATCGACTTTACCAACGAAAATCTCCGCGAGGGCATGGCAATCGAGGATGCAATCATCAGCGCAACCAAATCGCGGTTCCGGCCGATCATGCTGACCTCGCTGACGACCTTCCTGGGCGTCGCCCCGATCACCTTCGAGACCAGCCTACAGGCGCAGTTCCTGATCCCGATGTCGGCAAGCCTGGGTTTCGGCGTGTTGTTCGGAGCGATCATATTGCAACTGCTGATTCCCGCCATGACCATGATGGAATATAGCGCCAAGCAGCGGATCAAACGATATTGGAGCGACCTGTTTTCCCCCTCTGTCCCGGCCTGA
- a CDS encoding siderophore-interacting protein, with amino-acid sequence MARPEPRNLKVTDSVRVTPNMHRVTLGGDGLAGFPAGQSGGYVKLMLPGPEGGRPLVRTYTIRHQSENGIAVDFALHGSDEDSGPATGWALKAQPGDMIRLGGPGDAKPLPEGCGPFLLVGDMTALPAISVNLEALPADATGDAILLVRDEADRQALTKPDGVTVHWLVDADLGANPALLADAARALPAVGDLAYAWVACEFEAMKLLREYLRVEQGFGPDRLYISSYWKRGLIEDDHKQIKRADAQAGG; translated from the coding sequence ATGGCACGACCAGAACCGAGAAATTTGAAAGTGACGGACAGCGTTCGCGTCACCCCCAATATGCACCGCGTGACACTGGGCGGTGACGGCTTGGCCGGTTTCCCCGCCGGCCAGAGCGGCGGCTATGTCAAGCTGATGCTGCCCGGGCCCGAAGGCGGGCGGCCTCTGGTGCGGACCTATACGATCCGCCACCAGTCAGAAAACGGCATAGCCGTCGATTTTGCCCTGCACGGGTCGGACGAGGATTCCGGGCCCGCGACAGGCTGGGCGCTCAAGGCGCAGCCGGGCGACATGATCCGGCTTGGCGGTCCCGGCGATGCCAAGCCGTTGCCCGAGGGGTGCGGACCATTCCTGCTGGTCGGTGACATGACCGCCCTGCCCGCCATTTCGGTCAATCTGGAAGCCCTGCCCGCGGACGCGACCGGGGATGCGATCCTGCTTGTCCGGGACGAGGCCGACAGGCAGGCGCTCACCAAGCCGGACGGCGTAACGGTCCACTGGCTGGTCGACGCCGATCTGGGCGCCAATCCCGCGCTTCTCGCCGATGCCGCGCGCGCGCTGCCTGCGGTGGGCGATCTGGCTTATGCCTGGGTTGCCTGCGAGTTCGAGGCGATGAAGCTGCTGCGTGAATATCTGCGCGTCGAGCAGGGTTTCGGGCCCGATCGCCTCTATATCTCAAGCTACTGGAAGCGCGGCCTGATCGAAGACGACCACAAGCAGATCAAGCGCGCCGATGCGCAGGCCGGCGGCTGA